The Leclercia sp. LSNIH1 sequence CGTCAGCTCCGTGCCCCGGGCATTAACGCCGTAAATCTTATCAGGGAAATCTTCAATCTCAGCTAAATCAACATCCAGCAGGACTGCTGATAGCTCCGGCTTTACTTCAAATGCAACAAGCGTTTCACGCGGCCATTCAGTTTCTGCCAGCACACCCGCCAGGTATGATTCGAAAAACGCGGCGTCTGTCCGGAACTGCTGCCGGGCATCTGCCTGAGCCGTGGCGAGCCGTTTTTCATGTTCTTCAGCCTCAAACTTCCAGTTTGCATACTGTTCGGCCCAGGCCGTCCGTTGTTGCTGGTACCGGTGCTGTCGAAGGGTATTCTCACGCTCCACATCAATCAGCTCCTGCTGCCACCGGCGAAGATTTTCGGCGTGGCGCTCAGCTTTAGCTGATTCCGATTCAAACCATTTACCCAGAAAACTAATGCCTTCGCTCTCGGCAGGCTTTTCCGGCAATGCAAGATAGTCTGGCTTTTCTGGACGCACCGGTGCCGGAACCTGAAAAGGCGACGTTCTGTTATGCAGGTATACTGCTTCCAGCTCTGCCCAGCTGATGCCTGTTTTGGGATCCGGCGTCAGCTCGTGAATATTACGGATTGCGGTCACCGCTGACATGAGATCAGCGGCTTCCTGCTCAAGCGCCTGTCTGAGCCCCGGGTCGGTAGCCGTCCGGTTCCCACCT is a genomic window containing:
- a CDS encoding DUF4236 domain-containing protein, translating into MGFRFRKSINIIPGVRLNLSNGAPSLSVGPRGASVSFGSRGTYANLGLPGTGLSYRTRLDRAARSGGGNRTATDPGLRQALEQEAADLMSAVTAIRNIHELTPDPKTGISWAELEAVYLHNRTSPFQVPAPVRPEKPDYLALPEKPAESEGISFLGKWFESESAKAERHAENLRRWQQELIDVERENTLRQHRYQQQRTAWAEQYANWKFEAEEHEKRLATAQADARQQFRTDAAFFESYLAGVLAETEWPRETLVAFEVKPELSAVLLDVDLAEIEDFPDKIYGVNARGTELTEKAMTQKAVRENYARHVHGCLFRLVGIVLHTLPFDNVIVSGFTQRVSKRTGYLEDEYILSCKCSRSQMSSVNFAGLEHIDPVEALGDQPVIRKMSSTFIFQPIEPLTL